Part of the Bacillus sp. N1-1 genome, TTTCAATGGATAACGAAGAGCTAAAGAAACAAGCTGCAGTTTATCGCACTCGTTTTCGTATGCTAGTTGAGGCTCAGCTCGAGATGCTTAATAACGAAGACTGGGATGGTCTTGTAGCTCGATTTGAAGAAGAGGAAGAAGAGCAGCAGGAACAAATCGAAGAAAAAGCGTAATGCACTTATTTATTTTTTTGTCATTTCCTTGACTTCTTAATTTTATTTAAACTATACTTCTAGTAATAGCAATAACGATCGACGAAGATGGGAAGAGTACCTAATACTTACTTAACAAAGCGAGCCGGGAATGGTGTGAGCCGGTGTTAACCAATTAGGGAAGATCGCCCCTGAGTCCCGTGCTGAACGATAAGTAAGCCTCGGCGAATCATTCACGTTACGAATGCAAAGTGAGCGTAAAGCTTAATTTGGGTGGTACCACGGGAAAAACCTTCTCGTCCCTATTCGGGGACGAGAAGGTTTTTTTGTATTTGACGAAAGTGATGCCGGGGATTTGCGCGCTACGGTTGTTGGTCGTTATCAGTTGAAGGAGGAAACCTCATGAGCTTTAAAGAAACGCTCTTAATGCCAAAAACAAAATTTCCGATGAGAGGAAATTTACCAAATAAAGAGCCTGACATGCAAAAAGAATGGGAAAATATTAACCTTTATGCAAAAGTACAGGAAAGAACGAAAGACCGTCCATTGTTTGTGCTCCACGATGGCCCTCCATATGCGAATGGTGACATTCATATGGGCCACGCTGAAAACAAAGTGTTGAAAGATATCATCGTTCGTTATAAATCAATGAACGGTTTCAATGCACCTTACGTTCCAGGGTGGGATACACATGGACTTCCAATTGAGCAGGCGTTAACAAAAAAAGGCGTCGATCGTAAAAAGTTAACGGTAGCTGAATTTAGAAAGAAATGTGAAGAGTACGCATTAAAACAAGTCGATCGCCAGCGCGAACAGTTTAAGCGTCTTGGTGTTCGAGGCGATTGGGATAATCCATACATCACACTTCATAAAGGCTACGAAGCTCAACAAATCAAAGTGTTCGGTGAAATGGCGAAGCGCGGTTATATCTACAAAGATAAGAAAACCGTTTACTGGTCTCCAACTTCTGAATCAGCATTAGCAGAAGCTGAAATCGAGTATCATGATAAGCGCTCCCCATCCATCTATGTTGCATTTGATGTAAAAGACGGTAAAGGTGTGCTGGCAGGGGATGAGAAGTTTATTATCTGGACAACAACTCCATGGACGATCCCATCTAACCTTGCGATTGCGTTAAATGAGAAGTTTGAGTACAGTGTTGTTGATGCTGACGGCACAAAATACGTCGTTGCAACAGAGCTTGTTGATCAATTAAAAGAAGAGTTTGAATGGACGAACGTAAGTGAAGTGAAGCGCGTTAAAGGTAGCGAGCTTGAATACGTAACAGCTCAGCATCCGATCTATGACCGTGAGTCTCTCGTTATTCTTGGTGATCATGTAACACTTGACGCTGGTACAGGATGTGTTCATACGGCTCCTGGACACGGGGAAGATGACTACTTGATCGGACGAAAGTATAAACTTGATATCCTCTGCCCGGTTGATGAAAAAGGTGTCTTTACCGATGAAGCTCCTGGATTTGAAGGGATGTTCTATGATAAAGCGAATAAGCCAATTACAGAGAAGCTTGAAGAAGCTGGAGCCCTTGTAAAGCTTACGTTCTTCACGCACTCTTATCCACATGATTGGCGTACGAAGAAACCAATTATCTTCCGTGCAACGGAACAATGGTTTGCTTCTATTAAAGAGTTTCGTCCAGAGCTACTTCAAGCTGTGGCAGATGTGAATTGGTTCCCTACTTGGGGCGAGATTCGCCTTCACAATATGGTAAAAGATCGTGAAGATTGGTGTATCTCTCGTCAACGTGCATGGGGCGTTCCAATCCCAGTATTTTATGGCGAAAATAATGAGCCAATCATTACAGATGAAACAATTTCTCACGTATCAGACCTATTCCGTGAACACGGATCTAACATCTGGTTCGAGTGGGATGCAATAGACCTTCTTCCTGAAGGATTTACTTCAGGGCACAGTCCAAACGGAGAATTCCGGAAAGAAATGGACATTATGGACGTTTGGTTTGATTCAGGTTCATCTCACCAGGCTGTACTAGAAGAGCGTAGCGATCTCGTTCGTCCTGCAGATTTGTATCTTGAAGGTTCTGATCAGTATCGTGGCTGGTTTAACTCATCTCTTTCTACAGCCGTAGCTGTAACTGGAAAAGCACCTTATAAAGCGGTTCTAAGCCACGGCTTCATCCTCGATGGTGAAGGAAAGAAAATGAGTAAATCTCTTGGAAACACAATGGTACCAAATGATGTCATGAAGCAATTAGGCGCAGATATTCTTCGTCTATGGGTATCATCAGCTGATTACCAGGCTGACGTGCGGGTATCAGATGATATTTTAAAACAAGTAGCTGAAGTATACCGTAAGATTCGTAATACGTTCCGCTTTATGCTCGGTAATTTGGAAGGCTTTGATCCAGCTCAGCATCAAGTCGCTTATGAAAATCTAGGTGAACTTGATCAGTATATGCTAGTGAAGCTGAACAACTTAGTGTCAAAAGTGAAGAAAGCTTACGATGAGTATCAATTCTTAACGGTTTATAACACGATTCATAACTTCTTTACGATTGAAATGAGTTCGTTCTATCTTGATATTGCAAAAGATACGCTTTACATCGAGCATGAAGATCATCCGAAGCGCCGTGCGATTCAAACAGTTCTTTATCAGACGGCTGTAGCGTTAACGAAACTTCTTTCTCCAATTATTCCCCATACAGCTGAGGAAGTATGGCAGTATGTTCCTGGTGAAAACGAAGAATTAGTACAGCTATCGGATATGCCGGAAGTGAAGGATTTTGAAGGGACAGCAGATCTTGAACAGAAATGGGATCATGTGATGGAACTTCGTGATGAAGTGCTAAAAGCATTAGAAGAAGCGCGTAACGAGAAGAAAATTGGTAAGTCGTTAACCGCTCAGCTTCATATTTACGCTGATAATGGTACGAAAGATTTGCTTGAAGGCGTAGCGAATCTTGAGAAGCTCTTTATCGTATCTGGTGCTACAGTTGCCGGTACGAAGGCTGAAGCACCTGCAGAAGCAAAAGTATATGAAGAACTAGCGATCTCTGTTTCACCTGCTGAAGGAGAAACGTGTGAGCGCTGCTGGCAAGTGAAAACGGATGTTGGCACTGATAGCGAGTACCCAACTCTTTGCGCTAGCTGTGCTGAAACTGTTAAAAATCATTACTAATCGTGATCGTAAACGAGAAGACGCTTTGCAATTGCAGAGCGTCTTTTCTATATGACAACCGCAGTTTCGATTGTCTGCTGAAGCAAGCTGTGCTAAACTTTCATAGGAAGTAACATTTGATCGGAGGAGCGCTCGTGTGGAAATATCTCATAGCCATTGGCATCATTGTACTTGATCAGTGGACCAAATGGCTTGTTGTGAAGTATATGGAATATGGTGAAAACATAACGTTGATCGATGGTTTTCTTTCTCTCACATCTCATCGAAACCGGGGCGCGGCCTTCGGAATCCTTCAAGGACAGATGATTTTCTTTTATATTATTACGATTTTCGTCATTGGAGCGGTTATTTATTATATGAGACAGTATAAGCATAGCCGTTTCGTTAGTGTAACGCTGGCGCTCATACTTGGCGGCGCAATTGGGAACTTTATTGATCGAGTACTTCGAGGAGAAGTGGTGGATTTTGTAAACACGTTCATCTTCTCTTATGACTTTCCGATATTTAACGTTGCCGATGCATCCCTTGTTGTAGGGGTTATACTCATTTTTATCGGAACCATTTTTGAAAGTAAGCAGGCTAAAGGGGAAAACTAATGGAAAAATTCACATTTAAAGTAGCAGAAGAAGAAAAAGGTGAGCGAATTGATAAGCTCATTACTTCTTATGAAAGCGACTGGTCACGTAGCCAGGTTCAAACTTGGATCAAAGAAAAAAACATTCAAGTAAATGGTGAAGCAGTAAAAGGCAATTATAAAGCAACAGCAGGCGATGAAATCGAAGTAACCGTTCCAGAGCCTGAGGAGTTAGAAATTGTTGCGGAGAACTTAAATCTTGAGATCGTTTATGAAGATGCAGATGTTCTTGTCGTGAATAAGCCTCGTGGAATGGTTGTTCATCCTGCACCGGGCCACGCTAGCGGCACGCTTGTAAATGGACTAATGTATCAAGTGAACGACCTAAGCGGCATTAATGGCGTTGTTCGCCCTGGGATTGTGCACAGAATCGATAAAGATACATCAGGTTTGTTGATGGTTGCTAAGAACGATAAGGCGCATGAATCACTCGTAAAGCAACTGCAAGCCAAAACAGTTAACAGACTATATACGGCCATTGTACATGGCAATATTCAGCACGATGTAGGCACGATTGATGCTCCAATCGGACGAGATCGGCAAGATCGTCAAAAAATGACGGTGACGGATGAGAATAGTCGCGACGCTGTAACGCATTTTCGTGTGCTTGAGCGGTATCAGCAATATACGTATGTGGAGTGTAAGCTTGAAACAGGTCGGACGCATCAAATCCGCGTGCACATGAAGTATATCGATCATCCTGTCGCAGGGGACCCGAAATACGGACCAAGAAGAAAGTCGCTTCCAATTGACGGTCAGGCGCTACATGCAGGAGTACTAGGTTTTCGTCACCCCGTAACGGAAGAGTGGCTTGAATTCTCAGCACCTATTCCTGAAGATATCGAACGCTTATTAAAAAGACTTAGACAAGATTAAGGTTGACATTAGAGAAGATCTCTGCGATACTCTTTGTAGACAACAGCATACCCTTTAAGGACAGTCCAGTGAGGCTGCAAAGGAAAATCGGCTGCGTACGAACGCTACATTTGTATGCCCAAGAACCCTTTTGCCCTCATGGCGAAAGGGTTTTTTTAATGCTTAGGAATAGAAAGAGAGAGGGGCGGTCATCATGGAAAACAAGCGAATTTTGCTAGATGATCAAGCGATTCGAAGAGCACTAACAAGAATTGCACATGAAATACTAGAACGCAATAAAGGCATCGAAAATACAATGCTTGTTGGAATAAAAACCCGAGGCATCTATTTAGCTGAAAGGTTAGCTGAACGAATTGAGCAAATCGAAGGCTCGGCGATTTCAGTAGGAGAAGTGGACATCACGATGTATCGCGATGACTTAACTCACAAAAATGAAGATCAAGATCCGCTGATTAAAGGAACAAGCATATCAAAAGATGTGAGCGATCAGAAAGTGATTCTCATTGATGACGTCCTTTATACCGGTAGAACCGTTCGTGCAGCAATGGACGCCTTAATGGATCTCGGTCGTCCATCACAAATTCAATTAGCTGTGCTGGTGGATCGCGGACATAGAGAATTACCGATTCGACCTGATTACGTTGGCAAGAACGTGCCAACATCAAAAGAAGAAATCATTGAAGTTGCCCTTACAGAAGTAGATGACTTTGATCAAGTTAGCTTAACACAATCATAAATCGTGCTCCCTTTAATTTCGTCCAGAGAGACGGCCAAGGGAGGAACCGCGTTCCGTTATAGGACACGCGTGTACCTCCTTGCGGCCATGCAAGGAGTTTTTTTATAAGCATGGCCGGGACACGCACAACCGAGGAGGAAAACATCATGAAACAAGTACTAGGAATTCGAGACGTTCCAAAACCATCAAGTTGGCTTACATTAAGCTTACAGCATTTATTCGCCATGTTTGGCGCAACGATATTAGTTCCGTTTCTCGTCGGTCTTGATCCGGCCGTGGCTCTTGTCTCAAGTGGACTTGGTACACTAGCGTATCTCTTAATTACGAAAGGTCGAATTCCTGCTTATCTCGGCTCATCATTCGCCTTCATAGCACCAATCATATCAGCGGTATCATTGCATGGCCCTGAAGGAGCGATGATCGGAAGCTTTTTTGCAGGAATTGTTTACGGATTAGTTGCGATCGGAATTCGAGCACTTGGCTTAAACTGGCTCTTAAAGCTGCTGCCACCGATCGTTGTAGGACCGGTCATTATGGTTATTGGACTCGGGCTTGCGGGAACGGCGATTGACATGGCCATGAACAACCCGGCGACGGAAGCCTATAGCGGCACGCACTTTACTGTCGCACTTGTTACGCTTGGGGTTACCATTCTTGCTTCGATGTTTTTAAGAGGATTTTTCAGCCTGATCCCAATCTTAATCGGCATTGTATCAGGATATACATTTGCTTACTTTATGGGCATTGTTGACTTAACACCAATTAAAGAAGCTTCATTCTTTCAAATGCCAGACTTTATCATCCCGTTTGCGGATTACAATCCAGTAGACGTCTTCTCATGGGAAATCTTGTTCATTATGGTTCCCATCGCTGTTGTCACGATCGCTGAACACATTGGCGATCAGATGGTCTTAAGTAAAGTAGCCGGAAAAAACTTCTTAAAAACACCAGGTCTTCACCGTTCTATTCTTGGTGACGGCGTAGCGACAATGATTTCATCTTGTCTTGGTGGACCGCCAAACACAACTTACGGCGAAAACATCGGAGTGCTTGCCATTACACGCGTGTTCAGCGTCTTCGTCATAGGAGGAGCCGCCGTGCTCGCACTCATGTTCGGCTTCGTAGGAAAAGTAACGGCGCTTATCTCAACAATTCCAACGGCCGTCATGGGCGGAGTTTCAATCCTTCTGTTTGGAATTATTGCTTCTTCAGGCCTACGCATGCTAATCGATAACAAAATCGATCTTGGAGAAAAGCGAAACTTGATTATCTCCTCTGTTATTCTTGTCATCGGTGTAGGTGGTGCCTTCATCCAGGTAAGTGATAACTTGCAAATTGCTGGCATGGCTCTAGCTACGATTATCGGTATTGCGCTAAACTTGATACTGCCTGGAGGAAGCTCACAGCAATCAGTAGAAAAAATGTTCGAAGAAGATCTTGAAAACAATGAACCAGCTGCATAGTATCATCCTTTAAAAAGGTACAGAGAGACCTAAAAGGGTGGAAATGAGAGGCGTTGACACAACGCGTCTACCTTTCTGCACCCTGACAAACGCTCAGGGTGTTTTTTTTGAAAAAAAATGAAGGAAATGGAGTGAATGATGTGAAGCATTTACTTGATATGACGTCTCTTACACTAGATCAAATTCAGGAGATATTACTACAGGCTGAGCGTTTACGAAAAGGAAAAAGTCTTCAAACCCAGGAACCTGTATTTATTGCCAATCTCTTTTTTGAGCCTTCTACAAGAACGAGATTTAGTTTTGAAGTAGCAGAAAAGAAATTGGGATATGAAGTGTTGAATTTTGAAACTTCCTCATCCAGTGTGCAAAAAGGAGAAACGCTGTACGACACGATCAAGACGCTTGAAGCAATTGGTGTTAGCGCAGTGGTCGTTAGGCACAAGGATGAAAAGTATTTCGCACCTTTACTTGAAAAAACGACGATGTCGATCATTAATGCTGGAGACGGATGTGGTCATCATCCAACACAATCTTTACTTGATCTTCTAACCATTCGGCAGGAGTTCAAGAGATTTGAAGGCCTTCACGTTGTGATAGCTGGAGATATAAAGCATAGCCGAGTGGCGCGCTCAAATGCTCACGTATTAAAACGATTGGGGGCAAAGGTAAGCTTCTCCGGCCCACCTGAATGGCAAGATGAAACAATGAATGAATTTCCATTCGTAACGATAGATGAAGCAGCGGAACAGGCAGACGTTCTCATGCTTCTCCGTATCCAAAATGAACGACACGAAAGAAAAAGCGACACGGGTTCTTATCTTGAGTCGTATGGGTTAACAATCGAGCGAGAGAAGAGAATGAAGAAACATAGCATCATCATGCATCCTGCACCGGTTAATCGAGGCGTTGAAATTGATACAACGTTAGTGGAATGCGAGCGCTCAAGAATTTTTAAACAGATGGAAAACGGTGTTTATGTTCGAATGGCCTGCTTGAATTTAGTTCTACAACCTACACAGAAAGGGATGGTCGTGTAATGCTAATCCAAAACGCGAAACTAGTAAACGAAGCTGGAGAATTGATGGAGCAGGATGTTCTTGTAAATGAGGAAGGACGAATTGAAAAAATCGCAAAAGGGATTGAAAAAGGAGCACATGAAACGTTTGATGCAAAAGGAAATCTTCTCGTTCCTGGTCTTGTTGATCTCCACGTTCATTTAAGAGAACCTGGCGGCGAGCATAAAGAGACAATTGAAACGGGAACGAAAGCTGCAGCAAAAGGTGGATTTACAACTATAGCGGCGATGCCGAATACAAGACCTGTTCCAGATAATATAGATACGATGGACAAATTGATGGAACGAATTAAGGAAACGGCTAGCGTACGGGTCCTTCCATACGGAGCGATTACAACGAGACAGCTTGGTGAAGAGCTTACGAATTTTAAAGGATTACAAACTAGCGGTGCATTTGCGTTAACGGACGATGGCGTTGGTGTACAGAACGCAGGAATGATGCTAGAAGCGATGAAGCGTGCGGCAGCTAGTAACCTATCCATTGTTGCTCACTGCGAAGAAAATACGTTGATCAATGGCGGAAGCGTTCATGAAGGGCATTTTTCTAAAGAAAACGGATTAAACGGTATCCCGTCAGTATGTGAAGCGGTACATATTGCAAGAGACGTACTGCTCGCTGAAGCAGCAGGCGTACATTATCACGTTTGTCATATTAGCACGAAAGAATCCGTACGCGTCGTTCGCGATGCGAAACGGGCCGGGGTTAACGTCACTGCAGAGGTGACACCTCATCATTTGCTTCTATCAGAAGATGACATCCCTGGACTTGATACAAATTATAAAATGAATCCTCCGTTACGCTCGAAGGAAGATCGAGAGGCCCTACTTGAAGGACTGCTCGATGGGACAATCGATTTTATTGCAACAGATCATGCCCCACATTCACAGGATGAAAAGGCACAATCAATGGAAAAAGCACCGTTTGGCATCGTTGGACTGGAGACAGCCTTTCCGCTTCTTTACACTCATTTTGTTGAAAAAGGGACGTTTACGCTCAAGCAACTTGTGGATTGGTTAACGGTTAAGCCAGCGCGCGCATTTGGCTTAGAATACGGCACGCTTGCGAGTGGCGTACAAGCCGATATGACCATTATTAATTTAACAGAGGAAGAGGATATTAATCCGGAGTTATTTGTCTCAAAAGGGAAAAACACTCCATTTAATGGGTGGCCGTGCAAAGGATGGCCAGTCGCAACATTTGTAAATGGAAAAATTGTGTTTGAAAAGGGGAGCGATCAATGATGAAAAGACAGCTAATACTAGAAGATGGATCCATTTTTGTAGGAAAAGCATTTGGGAGTGACATCGAAAAAAGCGGTGAAGTTGTTTTTAACACAGGCATGACAGGCTATCAAGAAATTTTATCAGATCCTTCTTACTGTGCTCAAATCGTCACGCTTACGTATCCGTTAATCGGAAACTACGGCATTAACCGAGATGATTTTGAATCGATTAACCCATCTGTACACGGCCTTATCGTTAAAGAAGCAACGGCTGCGCCAAGCTATTGGAGAAATGAAATGACGCTTGATGAACTGCTTCGTGTGAAAGGCATTCCCGGGCTAGAAGGAATTGATACAAGAAAGCTAACAAAGCTTATTCGTTCGAATGGAACACTAAAAGGAAAGATGTGTAGCATGGACGTCGATCCAGAAAAAATTGCACGTGATCTAAGAGAAACCCCGTTAAAACGAGATCAGGTGAAGCAGGTTTCCATTAAAGCACCATACGCAAGTCCAGGACGGGGCTTCCGTATTGTTCTTGTCGATTTTGGGATGAAGCACGGCATTCTGAGAGAATTAACAAAGCGTAAATGTGATGTGGTTGTCGTTCCGTACAATACGTCAGCGGAAGATATTCTTCGCCTAAACCCTGATGGCGTCATGCTTAGTAACGGTCCTGGGGACCCGAAAGATGTTCCCGAGGCTGTAGAGATGATCAACGGCATTCTTGGTAAAATCCCGCTCTTTGGCATTTGTCTTGGTCATCAGCTATTTGCCCTTGCTTGCGGAGCGGAATCAGAGAAAATGAAGTTTGGCCATAGAGGGTCGAATCACCCGGTAATGGATTTATCAACAAAACGCGTGGCGATTACTTCTCAAAATCACGGCTATACGATCGCACCTGAAACGATAGAGAATACGGAGTTAATTGTCACACATGTGGCAGTAAACGATGGTTCAATTGAAGGGGTTAAACATAAGGAGTATGCAGCTTTCAGTGTGCAATACCATCCAGAAGCTTCACCTGGACCTGAAGATTCCAATGAACTTTTTGACGACTTTATCGCGATGATTACAACATTCAAGGGGGAAAAAACATATGCCTAAACGTACAGATATTCAAAAAATCCTTGTGATCGGATCAGGACCGATTGTTATCGGGCAAGCAGCAGAATTTGACTATGCAGGGACGCAAGCGTGTCAGGCGTTAAAAGAAGAAGGGTATGAAGTGATCCTCGTAAACTCGAATCCGGCGACGATTATGACAGATACAACGATTGCCGACGAAGTTTACATCGAGCCACTAACGCTTGATTTTGTTAGCCGAATCATTCGAAAAGAACGACCAGATGCTCTTCTTGCGACGCTTGGAGGACAAACTGGACTAAATATGGCAATGGAATTATCAGAAGCGGGCGTTTTAAAAGACTATGAAGTAGAACTTTTAGGTACTAAACTTGATGCGATTCAGCAGGCAGAGGATCGTGATTTGTTTCGTACGCTCATGAATGAGCTAAACGAGCCAGTACCGGAAAGTGATATTATTCATAATCTCGAAGAAGCCTATCAATTTGTGAAGCGAATTGGCTACCCGGTAATCGTTCGCCCTGCCTATACGCTCGGAGGAACAGGCGGCGGAATTGTAAACAATGATGAAGAGCTAGAAGAAATTGTTTCAAGTGGACTTAAATACAGCCCGGTCACCCAATGTCTTCTCGAGAAAAGCATTGCAGGCTTTAAAGAAGTGGAGTATGAAGTGATGCGTGATGGTCAGGATCAGGCGATCGTCGTTTGTAACATGGAGAACATTGACCCAGTTGGCATTCACACTGGTGACTCCATTGTTGTGGCACCGAGTCAAACGCTATCAGATCGAGATTATCAAATGCTAAGAAACGTCGCACTAAAAGTAATCCGTGCCTTAAAGATTGAAGGAGGCTGTAACATTCAGCTTGCTCTAGACCCATACAGTTTCCAATATTACATCATTGAGGTAAATCCTAGGGTTAGCCGTTCCTCCGCTCTTGCATCGAAAGCAACGGGCTATCCAATTGCCAAACTTGCAGCGAAAATCGCGGTTGGACTTTCGCTTGCAGAAATGAAAAATCCTGTTACAGGAAAAACATATGCAAGCTTCGAACCAGCATTAGACTATGTCGTTTCGAAAATTCCAAGGTGGCCGTTTGATAAGTTTGAGAGTGCAAATCGAAAGTTAGGAACGCAAATGAAGGCGACAGGCGAAGTGATGGCGATCGGCCGGACGCTAGAAGAATCCCTGTTAAAAGCTGTGCGTTCTTTAGAATCGAACGTCAGTCATATATGCATTCCAGAATTAGCTGACCTTGACGACGAAACGCTGGAAAAACGAATCCGCTTCGCAGATGATGAGCGCATCTTTGTTGTAGCGGAAGCATTTAGAAGAGGAAAGACAATGAAACAAATTCATGACTGGAGCATGATTGATCATTATTTCCTCGTGAAGATACAAGGAATTATTGAGCTCGAAAACAAACTAAAAGAAAATAAAGGGAATCTTGATCTTTTACTTGAAGCTAAACAAAAAGGGTTCTCAGACGATATCGTTGCAACTCTCTGGAATCAAAAAGAGCTTGAAATTTATGAGCTCAGAACAAAAGAATCCATCCGACCTGTCTATAAAATGGTCGATACCTGTGCAGGGGAATTTGAATCTGAAACACCGTATTACTACTCAACTTATGAAGAAGAAAATGAGTCGCTAGAGACGCCGAAAGAGAGTGTGCTTGTACTTGGTTCAGGACCAATTCGAATCGGGCAAGGAATTGAGTTTGACTACGCAACCGTACACAGCGTTTGGGCAATTCGCGAAGCTGGATATGAAGCAATTATTATAAATAATAATCCAGAAACAGTTTCAACGGATTTCAGTATTTCAGATAAGCTATATTTTGAACCCTTAACAGTGGAAGATGTGATGCACGTCATCGATCTTGAGAAGCCTAAAGGCGTTATCGTACAGTTCGGCGGCCAGACGGCTATCAATCTAGCAGATGAACTATCAGCGCGAGGCGTGAACATTCTAGGAACTTCGTTAGAAGATATGGATCGGGCAGAAAATCGCGACAAGTTTGAAATGGCGATGGCAGAGCTGAATATTCCGCAACCAGAAGGAAAGACCGCAACGTCTGTTGATCAAGCTGTCTCGATTGCCGAGCGAATTGGCTATCCTGTCCTTGTTCGCCCATCTTATGTACTTGGCGGAAGAGCGATGGAAATTGTCTACAAAGAAAGCGAGCTTCTTCATTACATGGAAAATGCGGTTAAAGTAAATCCGCAGCATCCAGTCTTAATCGATCGCTATTTGATGGGGAAAGAAATTGAAGTTGATGCGATCTCTGACGGAGAAACCGTATTTATTCCAGGAATAATGGAGCACATCGAGCGCGCTGGAATTCACTCAGGCGATTCCATCGCGGTGTATCCACCTCAGAGCTTATCCAGTGAAGTAAAGCAGACGCTTATTGATCAAACGATCACGCTTGCGAGAGGATTGAAAATCAAAGGGCTCCTGAATATTCAATATGTGATTCAAAATGAGCAGGTATTTGTGCTCGAAGTGAATCCAAGATCAAGTCGAACCGTGCCATTTTTAAGTAAAATTACTGGAGTACCTATGGCGAATCTAGCTACGAAAGTGATCCTCGGATCGTCGCTCACATCACTTGGTTATGAAACAGGGTATGGAACGGAAAGAGATGACGTGTATGTGAAAGTACCGGTCTTCTCCTTTGCGAAGTTACGTCGCGTTGACATTACGCTAGGGCCAGAAATGAAGTCAACAGGTGAGGTAATGGGTCGCGATTATACGCTTGAAAAAGCTCTTTATAAAGGACTCGTTGCTTCGGGTATGAAGATTCCTACGCACGGATCGGTCTTATTCACAATCGCCGATAAAGACAAAGAAGAAGCGATTGATATTGTAAAACGGTTCAATGCAATCGGCTACCACATTCTTGCGACAGAAGGAACGGCTCACATTATTCGAGAACTCGGAATTCCAGTAACAGTTGTCAATAAAATCGGAGCAGAGAAACCGAATTTATTACACGTCATTCGTGAAGGGCAGGCACAATTTGTCATTAATACACTCACAAGAGGAAAGCAACCTGCACGTGACGGCTTCCGCATTCGACGCGAGTCAGTGGAAAACGGCGTTGTTTGCTTCACGTCGCTTGATACAGCAAAAGCGTT contains:
- a CDS encoding solute carrier family 23 protein, which codes for MKQVLGIRDVPKPSSWLTLSLQHLFAMFGATILVPFLVGLDPAVALVSSGLGTLAYLLITKGRIPAYLGSSFAFIAPIISAVSLHGPEGAMIGSFFAGIVYGLVAIGIRALGLNWLLKLLPPIVVGPVIMVIGLGLAGTAIDMAMNNPATEAYSGTHFTVALVTLGVTILASMFLRGFFSLIPILIGIVSGYTFAYFMGIVDLTPIKEASFFQMPDFIIPFADYNPVDVFSWEILFIMVPIAVVTIAEHIGDQMVLSKVAGKNFLKTPGLHRSILGDGVATMISSCLGGPPNTTYGENIGVLAITRVFSVFVIGGAAVLALMFGFVGKVTALISTIPTAVMGGVSILLFGIIASSGLRMLIDNKIDLGEKRNLIISSVILVIGVGGAFIQVSDNLQIAGMALATIIGIALNLILPGGSSQQSVEKMFEEDLENNEPAA
- the pyrR gene encoding bifunctional pyr operon transcriptional regulator/uracil phosphoribosyltransferase PyrR: MENKRILLDDQAIRRALTRIAHEILERNKGIENTMLVGIKTRGIYLAERLAERIEQIEGSAISVGEVDITMYRDDLTHKNEDQDPLIKGTSISKDVSDQKVILIDDVLYTGRTVRAAMDALMDLGRPSQIQLAVLVDRGHRELPIRPDYVGKNVPTSKEEIIEVALTEVDDFDQVSLTQS
- the ileS gene encoding isoleucine--tRNA ligase, which encodes MSFKETLLMPKTKFPMRGNLPNKEPDMQKEWENINLYAKVQERTKDRPLFVLHDGPPYANGDIHMGHAENKVLKDIIVRYKSMNGFNAPYVPGWDTHGLPIEQALTKKGVDRKKLTVAEFRKKCEEYALKQVDRQREQFKRLGVRGDWDNPYITLHKGYEAQQIKVFGEMAKRGYIYKDKKTVYWSPTSESALAEAEIEYHDKRSPSIYVAFDVKDGKGVLAGDEKFIIWTTTPWTIPSNLAIALNEKFEYSVVDADGTKYVVATELVDQLKEEFEWTNVSEVKRVKGSELEYVTAQHPIYDRESLVILGDHVTLDAGTGCVHTAPGHGEDDYLIGRKYKLDILCPVDEKGVFTDEAPGFEGMFYDKANKPITEKLEEAGALVKLTFFTHSYPHDWRTKKPIIFRATEQWFASIKEFRPELLQAVADVNWFPTWGEIRLHNMVKDREDWCISRQRAWGVPIPVFYGENNEPIITDETISHVSDLFREHGSNIWFEWDAIDLLPEGFTSGHSPNGEFRKEMDIMDVWFDSGSSHQAVLEERSDLVRPADLYLEGSDQYRGWFNSSLSTAVAVTGKAPYKAVLSHGFILDGEGKKMSKSLGNTMVPNDVMKQLGADILRLWVSSADYQADVRVSDDILKQVAEVYRKIRNTFRFMLGNLEGFDPAQHQVAYENLGELDQYMLVKLNNLVSKVKKAYDEYQFLTVYNTIHNFFTIEMSSFYLDIAKDTLYIEHEDHPKRRAIQTVLYQTAVALTKLLSPIIPHTAEEVWQYVPGENEELVQLSDMPEVKDFEGTADLEQKWDHVMELRDEVLKALEEARNEKKIGKSLTAQLHIYADNGTKDLLEGVANLEKLFIVSGATVAGTKAEAPAEAKVYEELAISVSPAEGETCERCWQVKTDVGTDSEYPTLCASCAETVKNHY
- a CDS encoding RluA family pseudouridine synthase, coding for MEKFTFKVAEEEKGERIDKLITSYESDWSRSQVQTWIKEKNIQVNGEAVKGNYKATAGDEIEVTVPEPEELEIVAENLNLEIVYEDADVLVVNKPRGMVVHPAPGHASGTLVNGLMYQVNDLSGINGVVRPGIVHRIDKDTSGLLMVAKNDKAHESLVKQLQAKTVNRLYTAIVHGNIQHDVGTIDAPIGRDRQDRQKMTVTDENSRDAVTHFRVLERYQQYTYVECKLETGRTHQIRVHMKYIDHPVAGDPKYGPRRKSLPIDGQALHAGVLGFRHPVTEEWLEFSAPIPEDIERLLKRLRQD
- the lspA gene encoding signal peptidase II; amino-acid sequence: MWKYLIAIGIIVLDQWTKWLVVKYMEYGENITLIDGFLSLTSHRNRGAAFGILQGQMIFFYIITIFVIGAVIYYMRQYKHSRFVSVTLALILGGAIGNFIDRVLRGEVVDFVNTFIFSYDFPIFNVADASLVVGVILIFIGTIFESKQAKGEN